CGATCTGCACGCGCAGCTTCATCCCGCATGTCTGCCACGACGCCATCGGCGTGCTGGCCGCCGTCACCGTCGGCACGGCCTGCGTGCTCAGGGGCTCGGTCTGCGAGGGCCTGGCGCGGCTGGACGATGCGGCCCGGCCCACCGTGGTGGTGGAGCATCCCAGCGGTGAATTCAGCGTGGCGCTGGCCACCGACCCGCAGGATGGCCAGAAGGTCACCCAGGCGGCCCTGCTGCGCACCGCCCGGCTGCTGATGCGCGGCGAGGTGATGGTGCCCGCCACGCTGTGGCGCGGCGATTGAAAACGGATCGCGAACCGGAAGGCCCGCCATGATCATCGACGTCCACGGCCACTACACCACCGCCCCCGCCGCCCTAGGGGCCTGGCGCGAGCGGCAGATCGCCGCGCTGCATCATCCCGCCCAGGCGCCCAAGGCCTCCGAGCTGAACATCAGCGACGACGAGCTGCGCGAATCGATCGAGAGCAACCAGCTCAGGCTGATGCGCCAGCGCGGCAGCGATCTCACCATCTTCAGCCCGCGCGCCAGCTTCATGGCCCACCACATCGGCGACTTCAACACCTCGTCGAGCTGGGCCGCGATCTGCAACGAGCTCTGCTACCGCGTCTCGCAGCTCTTCCCCGATCACTTCATCCCCGCGGCGATGCTGCCGCAGTCGCCCGGCGTGGACCCGGCCAGCTGCATCCCCGAGCTGGTGAAATGCGTGGAGCAGTACGGCAATGTCGGCATCAACCTGAACCCCGATCCATCGGGCGGCCACTGGACCAGCCCGCCGCTGTCGGACCGCCACTGGTACCCGCTCTACGAGAAGATGGTGGAGTACGACATCCCCGCGATGATCCATGTCTCGACCAGCTGCAACGCCTGCTTCCACACCACCGGCGCGCATTACCTGAACGCCGACACCACCGCCTTCATGCAATGCCTGACCAGCGATCTGTTCAAGGACTTCCCGAGCCTGAAGTTCCTGATCCCGCATGGCGG
This portion of the Paucibacter sediminis genome encodes:
- a CDS encoding amidohydrolase family protein — translated: MIIDVHGHYTTAPAALGAWRERQIAALHHPAQAPKASELNISDDELRESIESNQLRLMRQRGSDLTIFSPRASFMAHHIGDFNTSSSWAAICNELCYRVSQLFPDHFIPAAMLPQSPGVDPASCIPELVKCVEQYGNVGINLNPDPSGGHWTSPPLSDRHWYPLYEKMVEYDIPAMIHVSTSCNACFHTTGAHYLNADTTAFMQCLTSDLFKDFPSLKFLIPHGGGAVPYHWGRFRGLAQELKKPLLQEHLLNNIFFDTCVYHQPGIDLLTKVIPVRNILFASEMIGAVRGIDPETGHHYDDTRRYVEASANLSDAQRQLVFEANARRVFPRLDAALKQKGK